The Primulina huaijiensis isolate GDHJ02 unplaced genomic scaffold, ASM1229523v2 scaffold43289, whole genome shotgun sequence genome segment GCAGTGATCATAATCAATTCAATCAGATCAATCTGAGCGGCTCATCTGATTGAATTGCTGAAGGTTGTCAACTGGGGGGTGCTGATTGCTGTGGATTGATTGAAAGTGATTGCTTGGCATCAGCAAAAAGGTGTGTACAATGGCAAAAAGATGATTTGCCACTGTACACACTATGAGCTCTGTACACTTATAGTTTGATGATTTTTTAGGAAATTCTGAACTTCAGATTTTTAGATTCTGGTGGGTTGTCAAACATCCTGTGCTGTGCACAGTATTTTGCGGTAATTCCAGTTTTGTGACATCCTTTGGAAGTGCCATACCACTGTGCCAATCTGACTTACCTGGCTTGTGACCCATGAATGGACAGCTGTGATTCGTTACTGGGCATGCCCAAAGTTCAATATGATGATTCGTTTCGCACCAGCGAGCAGAAGTGGTGGACACGCCGAGAGTGACGAAATGGACGGCCGGACGAAAGTGTCGGTCAGGGTGGTGTAGACAAAGGAAGGCAGCGGCCAGCGATACCTACCTCAGCGCGGCGACAATGATGTAGTTGTAGACCAGTAAAAGTGGTGTTAGACGGGGTGTGTTGAGTAAGGAGTGTTGAAAGACTGACGCCAACGCCAAAGACTAAACCCATTAGTAACGAGAGTAATAGAACGAATCTAGTAGCAGTCTTATCATCAGCCTTCAAccttattcttcatcaaattcgAGGACTTCTTCCTCTTCGCCAAAGCCGCTAATATTGTCGACGTGCTCTTAATCGCCAGTAGTAGTAGAAGCGCCGTCGAAGTCGTCTTTACTAGGCTTGCCATACTAGTATCGAAGGCACTCGCAGGCCTCAATAATGTCGTCTTTAAGTCGATTGCGGCGGTCGGTAATGAGTATCTTGGTGGCACTGAAGACTCGTTCGCACTCGGCACTCATAGACGGAATCGCCAATAGATCGAGAGCCATTTGGCAAAGGTCGGGTTGATAGCCAGCTTCATATTGAACATTCCAGTATTTGAGGGCGTCAACACCTTCAGGCTCGAGAGGTTGGTTGCAGTAATGCTCGTAGGCGTCACGAGCTGGACGCCTATCAGTCTTGATACGTTTGTGATCAATAAGGTCGTCAAATGATCGGTGCATTGTACGTTTACTATGATTATTCAAGCTCTCGCCGGCCTCGACAAAGGCATTCGAAGGAGGGGAGTGTTGGCCTTGATATTCGTCTTTCCAGAGCTTGCGCACCTGAGGCATAGCACGCTCGATCTAGTCTCCTTTGCCGTTGTGAATAGTCCATTCCTGATCGGCCCATGCCCATTTAGTCGCCGGATCCATTACCATGGCGGCGTAATATGCTGGAGTCTTGTCGCAAAAGTTGTAATACTTCTCAAGAGTAAGCCAGGCTTGGTTGCAGCACTCCGCCATCATCTGATCTTCGCTTGAGCCGGTAGAGTGCCATCGATCCTGCTAAAAGGTGTTGGATTGCGATACAGCCTTGTGAAGCCAGTCTAGATTCTTGACATACTCGCCGAGGTCGTCGCCGTGTCCTTGAGTACTCATAGTGACGTCGTAAAAGGGCTCCATAGTCTTGTGGGCTTCGTCGATAATGTCCCAGTCTGCGGCGGTAAGAGGGACGAATTGCTGGCGATTGCGGGCATCTGGGCGGTGCGTGGACTGAAACTGAGTAAGGCGGTCGCGGATATTGAAGGCTCGAGTATGAGCGATGTAGTAACTGTTCCATCGAGTGGCGTTGGGCAATATAGGCTATAAAAGAGNTAAGGCGGTCGCGGATATTGAAGGCTCGAGTATGAGCGATGTAGTAACTGTTCCATCGAGTGGCGTTGGGCAATATAGGCTATAAAAGAGGTCAGTTAATGTTATGAAGGAATTCGAAAAGAAGTCAGAAGGAGGTGAGGTCGTCGGATCGCGCCTCAACTTCGGTCCGAGCTATGCGAGCCAATCAACGTACAGTGACCGCGGAGGTGACATCATAGGGGGCCTTACTTGAAGATGATTGTAATCGCTTCCTGCTATAACAACACGCTCAAACTCT includes the following:
- the LOC140970023 gene encoding uncharacterized protein, translating into MAECCNQAWLTLEKYYNFCDKTPAYYAAMVRKLWKDEYQGQHSPPSNAFVEAGESLNNHSKRTMHRSFDDLIDHKRIKTDRRPARDAYEHYCNQPLEPEGVDALKYWNVQYEAGYQPDLCQMALDLLAIPSMSAECERVFSATKILITDRRNRLKDDIIEACECLRY